In Rhinolophus ferrumequinum isolate MPI-CBG mRhiFer1 chromosome 8, mRhiFer1_v1.p, whole genome shotgun sequence, the DNA window CTCGcttcaaataataaatacagattGTTGAGTCCGATGCAATCCTTACGGGGACGGGAAGGAGCATATAAATTAAGGTCTCCGCAACTAGGCTACACGCAGGCCAGGCCCGGGGCTCTCCCAGCTCCGGTCCCTATGCAGGACGCGCCGCCGGTGGATCTCAGACTTACCTTCGGGACACCATTACCAGATTTGAGTCCCTTGGTCCGCACATGGCACTGTCAGGCTTACAGAGGAGAATCCTTGCGGCTGATTTACGGCAAGTCACTCCAAAGGAGTACGCGCCTGGAGGGGAGGCCCAGTGCCTGCGCCTCGGCCGCTGCTGGCCCGAGACCCGGGGGGCAGCAACCCGGCCAGAGCTAGGGAGAGGATTGCCAGCTGCCCCGTGGGCCCCGCCCGCCTCCCCAGCCACCAAAGCAAAAGAGGTAATTGCGCCACGAGTTCCGGCCGGTGGCTGCCGCTACAGATGCGTCAGTTTGGGGGCCTCGGGCAGGCGTCCCTGAGACGAGTGGTGGGCGGAAAGATCTGTGTAGGTGGGATGAGGGTCGCACGGTCCGTGGTGGTGGTTGCCGGGAATCTGAGCAGCGCAACTGTAGTCCACGCTGGCCGAAGACGGATGCGAAAGGTGGCCCAGGTTGAAGACCGGCCCGGACGCGGGTGCCATGGAGTCGACGAAGTTGCCGCCCACGTACACTGGGCTGCCCTGCAGGTTGGCGCTGGCGAAGCCGCCGCCGTTGCTCGCCATGGGGTGGGGCTCGAACTCGGGCGCAGCGTAGCGCTTCTGCTGTGGCAGGCAGCTGCTGAGCGGCGCCGTGTAGGCGGCCAGGCCGTACATGTTGGGCTGAGATTTGGCGAAGGCGGGCGGCGAGGGCGCGTCGTAGGCCAGGCCTGGCACAGGCGGCAGCTGGCCTGAGTAGGCCACGTGGCCGGCGGCGCCGCCGAGCGGTGGGCTGCGCTCTGGGGACTGACCCGCTGGCGAGTGCAGGATGCCCTTGGCCTTCTGGTCCTTTTTGTACTTCATGCGCCGGTTCTGGAACCAGATCTTGATCTGCCGCTCGGTGAGGTTCAGCAGGTTGGCCATCTCCACGCGGCGTGGCCGGCACAAGTAGCGGTTGAAGTGGAATTCCTTCTCCAACTCCACCAGCTGTGCACTCGTGTACGCGGTGCGCACCCGCTTAGACGCTGGGCCTGGCGGGCTCTTGTCCTCGCAGCTCTctcctggggagagagagaggagagagagaggagagaggggaaataggggagaaaggagaaggtagaagagaagagaggagaggagaagagaggagagacagagagagagagagaaagagagagagagagagagagagagagagagagagagagagagagagagagagagagagagagagctgattGGGAGAGGTGGGGACACCCAGGGCTGAAGAGGGGTGCTTCCCTGgctccctctgcttcctccttcctcccccagcttTAATCCTGGCTGGAGTGGGAGAGGGGAGTTTGAGAGATGAGACTCCAAGGGGGAACTCACCGGCCCCAGGCCTACTAGTCAGTCGCACCTGAAAACCCCATTTGCCTTCTGAGGTCCGATTTCCTCCGCCCGACCCCTCCCCTCCAGCCTAGTCCATCATCCCGTCCCAAAGGCCGTAGGGAAGTTTAATGGGAGACTAGTAGCAGCTGGTAAAGCCTCCCCTCTGTCAAAGAAGGGCCAGACTTCTTTGAACACTCCTCATAGCTTTTGctgaggaagagggggaggggcagccccAGCCTGCCTTCCTCAAGGGTTGGTTCCCGGGCAAAGCACCCAGGAAGCGTAGAAGGAGGGTAGAGATCTTAGCACCTCACTCCAGCCCCGCTGCACCCAAGGGCTCTGCATCCAAACGCAGGGAAGTGATAAACCATAAAAATACTGCCCTGACTTTTAGGGGATCCAAAGCCAGGCTGGGAGCATTTTGAGTATTGCAGTGCAAGGAGCAGCAGCCTCAACACTGGTTTCTACCACCCCTGCCACCTCTCAGCAGCTTGTCCACTCCTTCACTGGGAAGACAAATGGATTTCTCCTGGGAGGGAGGGCCTGAGCCTGCAGCTGGGAAGGAGGGGCAGAAGGAGCCCACAGGCTGGGAGATACTTTCCCCTTAGGAACAgcagtcccagagagcaggagGCAACCAGAGACCTGATAACAAGCTACATCCCAGGCTTCAAACTCGCCCTGAACCTGAAAGCAAGTTCATCCACCTGAAGATAAACTGAATCAGAGAACACAAAGCCAGAAAATTTCAGGAACCAAGCAGGCCAAGAAGAGAGAGGCAGCAGGCTTCAGAGCTCCTGTACCTGACCATCTTCTACACACCCTGACAGGACATACAGAAGATCTTCTCAATTCTAGCGTCTCCCTTTCCAGGGAGGGAAACCCAAGGCTGCTCCTGTTTCAGAGCATATCCTCTTCTAGTAGGATATGCCCCGTCTCCATTATGGATTTGTTGGAATGGGAAGAATTGGGCTGGAATGGGCCAAGTAGAATCCCATGGTTATGCCTTAGAGGTCCTGGTTGGATTCCAGTGTACCATTTTGTAGTtttatgatcttgggcaagtcacttatcaTCTCTaacagtttccttatctgtaaaatggggatagtatcatacgaggtctgacaattaagttagcacactcatcctagaaaaagtgctacatacctcattgctgaatatcactacagtcaccttcgaagtactccccttgggaagctatgcattgatgccagtgcctagtccaccctcaaagcaattttgaaattctttttctggaatggccatcagagctgtcgtcgtattattcTTGatatactgaa includes these proteins:
- the HOXD3 gene encoding homeobox protein Hox-D3, yielding MLFEQGQQALELPECTMQKAAYYENPGLFGGYGYSKATDTYGYSAPHQPYPPAAAANSLDTDYPGSACSIQSSAPLRAPAHKGAELNGSCMRPGTGSSQGGGGGSQPPGLNSEQQPPQPPPPPPTLAPSSPTNPGGGVPAKKAKGGPNASGSSATISKQIFPWMKESRQNSKQKNSCATAGESCEDKSPPGPASKRVRTAYTSAQLVELEKEFHFNRYLCRPRRVEMANLLNLTERQIKIWFQNRRMKYKKDQKAKGILHSPAGQSPERSPPLGGAAGHVAYSGQLPPVPGLAYDAPSPPAFAKSQPNMYGLAAYTAPLSSCLPQQKRYAAPEFEPHPMASNGGGFASANLQGSPVYVGGNFVDSMAPASGPVFNLGHLSHPSSASVDYSCAAQIPGNHHHGPCDPHPTYTDLSAHHSSQGRLPEAPKLTHL